From the genome of Astyanax mexicanus isolate ESR-SI-001 chromosome 3, AstMex3_surface, whole genome shotgun sequence:
TCCCAGCCTATTTCCCTAGTTAGACTTCTCATACGGGCTCTACATGGGTTTTCTGCGTTGTAATTTTAGGACCCTTACTAGCATAAATAAtaccagatttgtaacaaaagtcattgatccagaatatcatgatacttataatgcatgccaaatatcttcatatatccaaaatttaaagaaaagatactggacagataaaatcGTTTtcaagtagatatataatgggaaatgagaagtgtgaatttttctttttgctaaaaacagcaaaaaaaagtactaccctgatgtgatatGGTTTGATATGTTAggttataatattgttcacgatattcaaaaatgttagtgATATCACATACGAttcaatatggcacacccttactcCCAACTAAACATTAAATAGAACTGTCGcacctttttctttctctccattgCAGTTTTGCATGCCATATGAATACAAGTTACATTCATCTATATGCGGCGGTCGCTTCCTCAGATACAGTGACCACTTGCGCACTACATTTAGGCTCCTTTGTCTGTCTCAGTGACTTTAGGAGTTACGCTTTGGTGCAAAAGgattatttaagctctgcctgGGCTTAAACCCTACAGTGTTTCTGCCCTTCAAGAGTTTTAAGCACAAATAAGCAACGCACAGTTTGGCACACATAGTACCTGCAATACAGATTCTAAAGCTATGCTATATTCAAAAACTGCACATAGtaataaatttacatttatatgtaCATTTGAGTGTCTGCTTTTCTCTCCATCATCAAGATTTACTGATACTGGAATTAAAATATAATGCTCAGTAAAATTCTGCATTCTAACAATGTTATTAGCCATATAATCTTCAACTACTCCACAGAGACGTAAATGAATAAATGTCAAAGTAATgcatttttctaaaattattaacCCAGATGTTGGGAGTTGATTTATTTTAGAGCATTAAGTGTAGCTgtgcatttttatataaacatctGCTTAAATCTGCAAATACTTTTGTATTATGAAAAAACATAATCACAGTTTAACaatacagtaaacagtaatttgacaGTGGTTGGTCTATATGTGAAAAACATACTCTACTCCAGTACTTTTTTGCGCCTATATTGGTTGCTGATGCATTATTTGCTAATGctgtaatggaaaaaaaacacaattattaaaTGACATACTTTTAAATGACACTCAACTCCTTTACCTTAATCGAAGATAAATAGGCACCTTCTGCCCACACTATTttgatttaatatattaaatggtaaattagttttttttacatatttatttattactgctTTGATATTGTCTGCAACAAGGTAATGTCACTCTTTGTATTGGCTCCAAAAAATGTCCTTGCATGAGCAATTTCGAGTAAACTTATACAatcatattttgtttgttttacagaatgtcaCACAGAGAATGAGATTAAAGCCAGAGACCCCATCAGATGCCGAGAGTGTGGCTACAGAATCATGTACAAGAAGAGGACAAAGAGATGTATCCTTTCTGGGAAATCCCTAAGTTCTTGTGCTTGTGCACTGATGAATAACATCGCTATTAGTCAGGCCAGGGTGGTTTCTGGATGTAGTGATCCCTTAGGCTGCACTACTTTAGGCTCCTTTGTCTGTGTCTGTGACTGTAGGAGTTACGTTATAGTGCAAAAGCACTCCTAAAACTCTTTCTGGGTTTTGACTATTTTGTGTCTCTGCCTAAGAGTTTTAGACACAGAGTATATAGGTCATTTAGGACACTATGTGGATCACACAGTTGCGTGTTGCATCCAGTATTGCAATTGAATGTATTAAATGAAAGTGTTGCTAGGGGCAACAGTGTGCTGTTTGTGAAGTGCCTTCTATGTTTAGGTGAGGGGGGAGGGGCAGGGACATTTAGAGTTTAGATCAAAGAAAAGGAGTGTTTTGTTCCcatgagcacttttttttttttttttttccgggaaTATATAAGGCACTTCcatttagattattattattattattactattactattattattataatttatatgtttatgtgcaTGCAGGGACGTCCTCTACTGGTGTGAAGTCTTATTTCCTTAACTCCAGCTTTCAGTGGTTGTGTTCGATGCACGATGAGCTGGAAACTGTCCTTCTGAACAGACTGtgaataggttttttttttttttttttttttttttggaaactcAAATTTTCCTCACCATTTTAAATGGAACATGTAAATACGTGCATATAGTTTGATTGTTAGAAATAGAAATACAgctttgtttataaaaaaaagtctttgtgTGGTTCTTTGTTGGTGGTTTTAAGTTATTCCTTACTCCTTTTTGACTGAAGATTTCTTTTTCTTGGtactgcattaaaaaataaagcaatgttGAGTTTATATTTTGggactgtgtattggcaaaaacaTGCTCATACAGTATGCATCACAACATGAGGTTTACAATTCCATATAATGTGATGCTTACAGAAAGGAATCATATTTAGCAAATCTGAGTAACAaagttgtttttttgtcattatcATATTCCAAGACTAAGTACAGTACTGCTTGTAGTggttggggtttaaacacaacaccatcagtctgccaccaatctttaccTGTAAACTAATAATGAAAAACCCATACAGCATTGCAAGACTGCTTTGAGATCAAAATGTTCCACACACTGCTGTTCTCTATATTATGTACTGTACAAGAAGGGATGCTTCATGGGAATGCTTTAGTAAATGGATGAAAAACATTCCACTATTGAAACAAAATAACCTTTTTTGAGTtgtaaattgctttttaaaaatccATGTCTGTGGTTTTCTTACACTGTGACATTTCTCagttaaatgaataaaagttAATCTTATGGGTAGACCTAAGGCTTATTTGGACCTGATTAGTTTTAAGATAAAATAGTAGCTAGCTACAAAATGTTGCTTCAAGAAACAGTAACAAAGCTTTTTAAGCAGGTTTGTTTACTAGCTTAATTTAACTTACTACAAAACCTCAGAGTACACTGATTTTGGAAACATCACACTAGAcctggctgtaagacataataaaaaaactgaatgtcTCAATGATATTCTATGAATATCAATTATATTCTAAgattttgagatgcacttattgtcaccatACCAAAATAATTGCCCAAGtggcaaaatgtatttatttatttattcgtttatttGCTTAAATCATCTCATGATGCTGGATGGTCAACTGTGGTCTTAAACCTTTTACtcgtttacttttttttatattgcaaagttatttagtcttattattattaagtcttattagatttttttttcgaTATTTAGTCTTTATTTTAACTAGGAACTAGCAAAACTAGCAAAAATGGTAATTTTAGGAAACTTATTTTAAGCGATTATTTTATGAAGGTGTTTAAAAACCTGTTATAGTTGACTGcactacaataaaaaatattaataaaaataaacattattattaatatccatATACAGCTAGATTTGTTTtgttaaacatgaaaaacatttttttggttaaatattttatttgtttaatactgATGTTCTCTACAGTTGAATATAACAGAAGATTAAGTGATATGGGGGTTCCCTGAAtgctgttttttgcagtgtgtgagaaagagggcgagagagagagagaaagatatagtgGTGTTTTCCGGCTCTGCAACACACCGCATTACTGCAGTTCCTCCTCCGGCTCCTCCTCCTGTTCAGCGTCACGCGCTGCTGAGcggctctccctctctctctcagtccgcAGAGAGGAGCAGGCGGAGCGGCAGGATGAGCGGCGCAGCGGCGcggagtgagagatagagagagagtgggagctGCTGACTCGGCTCTGGAGGGGAGATACAGCCGGACATGGGGAACGCTCAGAAAAAAGAGGGAGGGTCCCAACACTCCCGACCCGGGACCCCCGGCTCCAACTGGAGCTCCAGGTCACAGAGTTCTCCCGGGACTAAGCCTGAGGTTAATGGGACTCATCCTGTGGAGAGGCGGGTGGGGGAGGAGAGCCGGGGCATTAGTCCTGCAGAGAGCAGCGGGACGGGGGCAGAAAACTGTAACCTGGACGCTCCAGCCGGAGCCCTGCCCCCTCCCCTCGCCCGGCTGAAGAACGAGGGAAATCTGCTCTTCAAAAACGGCCAGTTTGGAGACGCGCTGGGGAAATACACACAGGCTATAGAGGGCTGCGAGACAGCAGGTGAAGTATATCAGCTCAGCCGCACTGTAACACTGTAAATACAGGGCATTAACCGGGTACACAGAGGCTTAAACACCGCTTTTATAACGAGTCTTACATTTAAACTGATATCCTAAGAAAAATCAGCTGTCACAGAAAATTGTAACGTAAAGTAActgaagaaaaatgtaaaataattttattacaaGTCATTGTGAAGCAATGAAGcaaactgtattgtattgtattgtagtttTCCAAATATTGACCCATTTATCAAAAATTGTCACAATCTCAAATCAATTTCTGACATAAAATATTTGACTTAATacattaaaatagtgtatatatttttttgtatacaagtaagaaaaaaatatgtttcaaaATATTAAAGTGTCACACAAAAACGCTTTATGTGGATTTTTTTCACTgatatttattctttttaaactGATATGCTAACAAAAAAACAgctgtcacaaaaaaaataagtCCAGAAAAtggtaatgtaaataaaaatgtaaaattattttattacaagtAATTGTGAAGCactcattgtattgtattgtattgtagtacTCCAAATATCAATCAAATCATTTTTTGACATAACATCATATGACTTTGAACCAATTCAAATTTCATTTATGTCAGAAAAGTGGAAAatgaaaaatcaataaaaagaaaactCACATACAGTGTTTTTGTGACAGtgactgtatttaatatttttaaacataatattttCTTAACTGTATACAGAATATTAtatctacagtattaatatagaTTTGTATTGAAGACTAAATGTTATTCATGTAAAatgttaactttaatttaacacaGTAGGTGTGTAACCAATATATCAATAGTCTATATTACTCAAAAACTCTTATACCGCTTTATAGACAAGCTTAGTactattttacatacagtaatgttttaaatatatattttttttataataagagCAGTACGTTTGAAATATGTCCATTACAGTGATCTCTCCTGCACACACTTGTACAGACATGGTTTAAATAACGCCCTCGCCTGCAGTGTTTTTTCTCTTTAgagtgtatttatactgagctTGAGGAGTGTGTAACTGTGTATTGTGTAAGCAGTGTACACAGTGTATGTAAGAGGTTATGTACTGAGTCATCCAGGAGAAACTGTAGTTGATCTGAGTGCTCGAGTGTTTTTAGCTCTACTGTTCGAGCTGATAGAATCAGCTGGAAGGTTCTAAAtagtctcttttttttaacagaagtgCCGTATGATTCTAATATTAGTGTAATATGAGTCTAaaaggagtgtgtgtatgtggaaaTGGTCTTTAACGGAAGTGACGCAGGCACTGAGGCCTTTAAAGGACTGTGTGTAATTTTCAGGGTGTGTTTAAAAGTGATTAGGAACCAGGTTGGGGCTGTTGCAGTTTGGGACAGAATATGTCCTTGTTTCTAACCCATTGTGTTGCAACTcacaatgagtgtgtgtgtgtgtgtgtcctcacttCCTGTCACCTCTCACCATAGTGACAATAACAGAGCTTCCCCATAGAGACTTCCCGTgcagaaaacacacaaactgtatttgttaaatttcatcaatattttttctttattaatgaaACCAAATGCATCCGTattctttcttttaattatttttttctattattatgttaggaataagaaaaatattttgaaatgtttttctAAATGAAACACAATGCATTTGAAAGGTTACACTCTACCAAAAGGCtgacaaataacagtacttactgaattaataaacattgttaaatgattaagtaatgtctcaactgattattaattcTGTTTTCTTTGCAGGTATTGACAGTCCTGAAGATGTGTGTATTTTGTACTCAAATAGAGCAGCTTGTTACCTCAAAGATGGAAATTGTACAGACTGCATTCAGGATTGCACCAGGTTAgacaccacatacacacaaacacacacacacacacagcctataCTGCAACTAGAGCTTTAAGAAGAAGGAGCAAAAAAACATTCTGTTTTTAAGTAGAAATAACATTATGCCACCTTAAAGTTTTAATTACTAGAGAGGTTTGAATGTTGTTGTAATTAAATTGTTGCTGTCGATAGTAAACGTCTTCTTTTCTTGTGAAACAAACATGAAATGTTTAGATTTTAATATTTCAAAGTTAGAAAATTGTAATGTAGGGGAgcccgagtggtccagtgggctaagtgctgccactatgatcaggagattgtcagttcgaatcctgttcatgcagcttgccatcagctaccggagccctgagagagcacaattggcctcgctctctctgagtgggtagatggtgctctctccccacatcactccaaagggtgatgttgctcagcacaaggcgtcagtgagctgatgtatcagagccgagtcgctgcgctttcctccaagctagctgtgatgctactctgcaatgttgcatcagcagcagctcgaaaagaagcagtggctgacttcacatgtatcaggggagccatgtgctagtcttcaccctccttgtgtttgagcattaatagtgatagggggagtcctaatgagtgggttgggtaattggctttgtaaatgGGGGAAAACAtgggataaaaaaagaaaataaaattttaatgtgGAGGAACTTGTATTGACTTGTATAAAATAGAAATCAGTTGCACTGGCTATAAATAAAAaacgtaaaaatgtaaaaatctaaaaGTGTAACAATTCCGGTTATTTTACCAGATATAATTTGATTTGAATTTATGCAAGACATAAAATATTACCAAAACCtgactttaaatacatttttatagacCTGCAACCAatgtaacaataaaaacaaatcatattaaataatttcatttttactcataaaaagtaaaagaagttattgaaataaaatcaaatttgaATATCAAGATCTGTCTGTTGCACTTAAAAACTAAAGATGCAAAACTGTAGAGTAAAACTGTTAGAGCTTGCAGAGTTTGGATTTTGCATACAGTAGATGTAAATGCTGCTTGAGAAACACAGCCCTTCTGTTCTCACCCCTGTCAGTTCAGTAGGAGTGTAAAGTGTAGCTATAACTGCAGGGAAAGGcttgtgattgtgagtgagaGATTAGCACACAACACAATTATCCGAGCTAAAAAGAGCTTCACCTCCAGACTGTCTACTGTCATTAAGAGCTTCTACACCAGAGACACAGAGTGAACAGGGGTGTTACATAACAGAATACAGGGAATAAATATAttacagaaataaacatttaattagcGTATAGAGTATATAAATTGTGTGAAATAGAGTATATAAACATCAAAATACATTCTTTACAGTTCACACCCCTCAAactgctaatatatatatatatatatatatatatatatatatatatatatatatatatatatatatatatacatatacatatatacatatatatgcgcACTGGATtgacaataataaatatatatatatatatatatatatatatatatatatatatatatatatatatatatatatatatatatatatatatatatatatttatatatacatttgtcTTTTCAACCTGCAGACTTTTAGCTTGGTAAATTTATCTGTCCTGAGTGTCctgagtgtgtgttttaaattAGGTACAGGAGAGATAATCAGAAGTCCATTTACATATACCAGCCTTAAAGGTATCAGGTGTTTAATTCTAAAGGATAAAAAAGCAAGTTTAAAGTTTTGTCAGACCAATTAATTTAGCTTTTATACACAGCCTCTGTTTCTAatagggtgggcgatatggccctaaaataatatgcagatttttcatggtatttttgcgataacgatagtCTTGGTGATACgatacactgtacactactgcaTGGAACTACATGGAAATTCAATTTTATTGAATTCTAGTAGctttttaatgggaaatgagaacagtgtgtatttttcttttgctaaaaaaaaaacaaaaacagcaaaaagtagtaccctgctgtgataataaggggtgggtgatatggcacgagaTTTCAGGTTATAATAtaattcacgatattcaaaaatgttgatgacattattgtgtacaatacgatatggcacacccctagtagctAATTTACAATAATATGCAACAGTTTCAGTTCCTAATGCACAGTTATAATAATGTGTCCTGTGCTAAGTAACACTGCATACTGCAGAAATCACAGCTTATAAACCCTATTTGTAACTGTGAAAGGTCTTTCAGTTCATGTAGTTTGATTTATGTTCTTTGCAGAAGGCAAAGTATAGAGTTCTGTTAGTTCAGATAGTTGCATTCAGAGTTTTAAAAGTCTGACTCCAGTGTCTCTGTTACACTTCTGTAATGATTATGATGCTGCACAGTGCTTCTCCTCCTCAATCCTACTTAAACTTTCATTCAGTTTCACAGCATTTACTTGAATTTCCTGTCCCACACACATATGAGTAGTTCTCTAAAAGAGATGTATTTGGTCCAGATCCTCCAGATTTAattttgacttccacagttcccctgaactgctatAACCTTTATAATCATCTAATAGGTTTCTGCTGTGTTATGATCATTGGTTCTGTTTAGTTTTAGATCTTAAGACAGATGCTTAGATAAATTCTTGGTTGCTGAGTGTTTGCACAAGATTTCAGCGGTCAAAGAATGAATAAACCTTGGAAATATAGTTTAAATGTTTGGTAGAATTTGCATTAGAATTTGCTAAAAATTTGATTTATATTTGATTAGCTACAAACTGGATTATTTACTGATTTTTAATaagaaacagcaacaaaaaaagtaagaaaatgtgTAATTTGACCAAGGGTGCAGAAATTTATGCAGAAGATTGTATATGTGAGTACgtaaaattaaacttaaaaaaagaataatgttaTACAAACATAAATGTTTGCAGTGCAGTGTGCAGTGTTTATGAATGGACATTGCTTGCTAATCCATGTGGCTGAGGTCACTGCAGGACCCATCTGTATTGGTCATGTGCTCACAGATTAGTTCtgatccctctctttctctctctctccctcatcctATTAAAATCCAGAGCCCTGGAGCTCTGCCCCTTTTCCCTGAAGCCCCTCCTGCGCAGAGCCATGGCCTATGAGTCGCTGGAACGCTACAGAAAGGCCTATGTGGATTACAAAACTGTCCTGCAGATAGATGTCAGTGTACAAGCAGCTCATGACAGTATCCACAGGTAATCTTATGACCAACAGGACACACATGCACTTTATAGTTCAACCAGGAATAACATATTACACAAAGTACACAATCCTTGTTCACTAGAATTTTACtaacatttttacagtttataaGCTTATAATGTATACATTcttgattttatatttaatacaatttaatacaatACCAAGCATGCATTGCACATATGCCATACAGCCTTTGTACATTTCTGTGGAGCTAATGGCTAGATAAGTTTGAATCTTCGAACAAAAGAGCACAGTTAATTATTGGTATTTTACATCTAACAGTAAAGTGTACATTGTTTGTACACTATGCACAAAAAATGTCATAACCCTAACAGTAgtgctatatttactatatagaGAACAGGGCACAGTTTCAAACACAGCTGTTATCTCCCAACATTAGtttatcaattcttcttcgagtacatacCCAATAGGTTAAACTAACGAAGCAAACCGTAGACTGGACACCAAACATGTCCTGGCTTATTAACAACATCTAGGTTAGAGAGAAAGGGGAAATACAGTTAAcgtgaatttgttttttttttcaaaactatgGCAAAGTCAAAAAGTACAGCAAGTCATCAGTTGGCAGTTGACAGTGTTTAGAAAAATGAACAAATCAACCAAATGAACCAGTGTTAATTGGGGAAAACATTCTAGACCCTTTTAAAAAGCCACAAGACTGAGCAGCACACCAACCACACAGCTGCTTTTGATGTTCCTTTGGTTGTTTTGATTCACAGAACACAAATTATTATACAGGAAATGTGGGCCTATAAAAGCCAAGTGCTTATTAGCAGGAGCAAAATGCTTAGGCTAGGCTGTTCTGAGTAAATGAATCTTGGATAAAGTGCTGTACCTCATCAGGATCACGAAGATGCTGATCGAGCAGGACGGTCCAGACTGGAGAGAGCAACTTCCGGAGATTCCTGTGGTTCCACTGTCTGCGCAGCAGCATCGCAGGGACGAGCCAAGTGCTGAGGTTCTTCAGGCCAGAGCGGCCAGAGCAGAGCAGGAGAAAGGTCTGTCATAGCAGCACACAATCAATCACATGATAAAATCAGAATTAAATTAAGTCCATTTGACAATAGGACCACTGGTGGCAAATCTGGCATTCTACTGCATCCCTTTTTCTCTTTCATCTTTTGGCtctgagttttttctttttttttacattttaatctgCAGTACTGAGCTGCTTTTGGAAAATTATGTGTATACGCACTGATATTTCTAGGTATATCAATATTTACCCGAATACTAACAAACACTGCATGCTACAGTGTTGTTCTGTCAACATAAGCTAGCTGGCTGGGAGAGGAGTGTCTGAGGACCTGTATGTTCTGTATCTGTACTTTGAGTATTGACTATTGAATGATTGTTTTAACATGGTTCATTCAGAGAAGCTCATTAGAGTGGAGTGCAGCTTCTCTCAGCAGTTCATCAGCTTTATTAGAGCAGGGCGCTGCTGCCCTCAGAGCAGCAGATGCAATATACAATTAAGGAACGGCTGTACTCTAAAACAGTGTAGCAACATTTCACTAATATATTCTATAAGGCCTCTAGCCATTTTAATTACAACTTACACTGCAGTTTTAGGTTTACATTAGAGTTGCTTTAAGTTTTTTTCCATATATACTTCTTTTACTGTACTCAATACTCCTCTGTAGGGTGTTAATTCTTTACTTTAAGACTGTTCTCATTTGTTGAGCACTCACTTTCTATGTGCCAGTTCTgctttttaagtttgtgtttacATTTGAAACAGACTTGAATGATGGTTTTATAGTTGCCTGTTTTAGATTACTGAAGACTCATTTACGCTCTACAATAAATACGGACAAGGGGAGCCTTTTTTCCATATTCTGTGTCCATATTTGTGcacacactttaaaataaattgtggGGGCAATGCAGCAAAcagtttaagcaaaaaaaaatatcacttcTATATGGACATGACAAAGAAGAGGTTCTGACAGAAAAGAGATAAATGGTAGTTTAACTCTGTTTACAGCTgcctcttttgtctttttttgtataAACAACTTGCTTGTTGTTTAAAAATGCTTATCCCTGAACTGCCGTAATGGATGTATTGCTTAACATCTTATCCAATGTAAATAACGCATAGGGTACATAGGCTATGATGGTTGCGACGTTTAAAAAATTGTAAATGAGCCTTAAGATTATATTATGTACAGTAATTTTCGGGCTATCGAGCACACATGaatgtagaattaaaaaaaaaaagttctacttGAAAAAATAATTTGTACACATACAGGCCGCACCTGACTATACGCCACAGTTGTCCATGTTATAACATCACATATTTACAGAGAAAGGTGTTACagaaatttaattaaatagaCTACGTACACTGTTGTGCTGAATTTCGACTCCCCGGCAGAATGTAACTCCCCTTCGTGTGCACGTGCATCATGTAAACATGCGGGCACTAGATGTTACACACACGCTGCCGGTTATAATGTTTTGGGAAATTATTTCATCCAAGTCTTTCACTCAGCTTTAAGAGGCACGATTCACTCTGACGTCCAGTAGCTGCAAATGCTTAATTGTCCTGACGAGCCCTGAATTAATGTACACACTtctctctcctaaaaaaaaacagtttatttgagtgaaaaagcacttttgttttttgtttccacagtaagcttaaattttcaatgttttaattaaacTGGCGTGTTTTGGTGGCATGAAGCTTGTTAgcccatataaaaaaaataaaaaataaattgttgcCTCACCGCTATATAAGCTGCACTGTTCAAAGCATGTGTAAAATGTAGCGGCTTATAGTCCGGAAATTATGGTATGTTTATTACACAGAGTCATTTAGAGCCATCAAACTGGGCAGAACACATTCTTACTCGCTCTCAGCTGTAGTCTGCTGTATCTGCCTATCTGTTCTTATTTTTCCAGCTGCtcagatttagatttagaattCTCTCTTAATGcagtttcttttttattctctgaTGAATTATTTAGTTGTGGCTATTTTACACCTCTTAGAGTAGTTGAGACAAAAGCATTTGATCATCTGATAGCTGTTTGAGTTGTAATATTTAGACCCTTAAGAGTTCTCTTACCAGGACTTCACAAAAAAAGGAATATTACTATTTACGTTAAATTACAATGACCCAGCATTACATTTTACCAAcatcttgtttctacacccactgTCCATTTTTTTCAGCACAGTTGCTTATATAAGtataatttgtatttgtataattacagactgtagactgaatattttctaatatcctcctttcaccctgtacttcagtggtcaggaccccacaggacttTCAAAGAGCAGGTATGAGTGGTGTTTCATTCTCAGCACTCCATTGACTGCACTGACACCGTGGTGGTGTttcgtgtgtgttgtgctgacaGGAGTGGATGTGGTGAAACAGAGTGAAAAAAGGATAATGAAGtacgcagagaaacagatacaagactaTAGGTTGTAATTATCAAACTACAAAGTGTTCCTATATGCTCAGTGCAGCTGAATACATGCATAATAGCTGTACAATCAAggacataatgttatgcttgatctgtgtacaCTCAAATATTTCTCTCacttataataaattaaattaattaaacttgAACAGCACAATTCATTTCTTCTCTTGGCATATCTCACCTTAAGAAAGCTGGGGCAGACATTATCCACCTCCAAAGCCCCCAGAGCTGAAATGCTTAAGTAGCTTGCTCAAAGGCTGAGAAGTTGGAGCTCGCTGACACAGGCTTTGTACCCACAACCATGTGAACGATAACCCAGCTCAAGCTTTCGCATAGTAAAGC
Proteins encoded in this window:
- the polr2k gene encoding DNA-directed RNA polymerases I, II, and III subunit RPABC4, coding for MDPQKDMQPPKQQPMIYICGECHTENEIKARDPIRCRECGYRIMYKKRTKRLVVFDAR
- the spag1a gene encoding sperm-associated antigen 1A → MGNAQKKEGGSQHSRPGTPGSNWSSRSQSSPGTKPEVNGTHPVERRVGEESRGISPAESSGTGAENCNLDAPAGALPPPLARLKNEGNLLFKNGQFGDALGKYTQAIEGCETAGIDSPEDVCILYSNRAACYLKDGNCTDCIQDCTRALELCPFSLKPLLRRAMAYESLERYRKAYVDYKTVLQIDVSVQAAHDSIHRITKMLIEQDGPDWREQLPEIPVVPLSAQQHRRDEPSAEVLQARAARAEQEKARQAEARFTLLKQEGNDMVKKGQFESAIEKYSECLKIKSSECSIYTNRAICYLRLDQYAEAKQDCDTALQMEPTNKKAFYRRALAHKGLKDYLSASTDLQEVLQLDPNVREAEQELQEVTVLLRESLLTAQG